From Triticum urartu cultivar G1812 chromosome 2, Tu2.1, whole genome shotgun sequence, a single genomic window includes:
- the LOC125537086 gene encoding exocyst complex component EXO84B-like codes for MASAKSSRSRPAGHSGVFPVGAAATGVGGGGGGGGDGGVQLADKLKIFKTDNFDPDAYVQSKCQTMNEKEIRHLCSYLQDLKKASAEEMRRSVYANYAAFIRTSKEISDLEGELLSIRNLLNTQAALIHGLSEGVQIDSLTSGTEGSTEEDISNVEGQEPSEIQKWSADFPDMLDVLLAERRVDEALDALDEAERVAADRTQTLTTAEISALRSAVSDNRQKLADQLAEAACQSSTRGIELRAAASALKRLGDGPRAHSLLLSAHNQRLQCNLQTIHPSSTSYGGAYTAALAQQVFSVVAQALSDSVEVFGDESCYASELVTWATQQVLSFALLVKRHVLSSCAAAGGLRAAAECVQISIGHCSLLEARGLSVSAVLLKQFKPSLEQALDANLRRIEESTAALAAADNWTLTYPPNGIHPLARSSVANLALQPKLSSSAHRFNSMVQDYFEDVTPLLSLQLGGSTMDGIAKNFSLYINLLISALPGSMDDEANIDGLGNKIIRMAETEEQQLALLANASLLAEELLPRAAMKLSSINQSSMDDLRKRGPDKQNRVPELREWKRKLQRMVDRLRDSFCRQHALELIFTDEGDTHLSAEMYISMDNTVEEPEWVPSPIFQELYAKLNRMAGVAADMFVGRERFATLLMMRLTETVILWLSEDQAFWEEIEQGPKPLGPLGLQQFYLDMQFVIIFGQGRFLSRHVHQVILDIIDRAMGAFSATGMNPDSVLPGDDWFMDVAQEVVGMISGRGRAANGDREINSPTASVSAHSMSSFRSHGSS; via the exons ATGGCGTCGGCGAAGTCGTCACGGTCGAGGCCGGCCGGCCACTCGGGGGTGTTCCCGGTGggcgcggcggcgacgggggttggtggtggtggaggcggcggcggcgacggcggggtgCAGCTCGCCGACAAGCTCAAGATCTTCAAGACCGACAACTTCGACCCCGACGCCTACGTGCAGTCCAAGTGCCAGACCATGAACGAGAAG GAAATAAGACATTTGTGCTCCTATCTGCAAGATCTAAAGAAGGCTTCAGCTGAAGAAATGCGCAGAAGTGTTTATGCAAATTATGCTGCATTCATCAG AACATCGAAGGAGATATCCGACCTTGAAGGCGAGCTCTTGTCAATTAGAAATTTACTCAATACACAGGCGGCTTTAATCCATGGTCTATCTGAAGGAGTTCAGATAGATTCCCTGACTTCGGGTACTGAAGGTTCTACAGAAGAGGACATATCCAATGTTGAAGGCCAGGAGCCTTCAGAAATACAGAAATGGTCTGCAGATTTCCCTGACATGCTTGATGTTTTGCTAGCTGAGAGAAGAGTGGATGAAGCGCTAGATGCACTAGATGAAGCGGAGCGAGTTGCTGCAGACCGGACACAAACTCTAACTACAGCTGAAATTTCGGCTTTGAGAAGTGCCGTCTCTGATAATCGTCAAAAGCTGGCAGACCAGCTTGCTGAAGCTGCCTGTCAGTCTTCTACTCGTGGCATTGAGCTCCGTGCTGCCGCTTCTGCTCTCAAAAGGCTTGGTGATGGCCCTCGAGCTCACAGTCTATTACTCAGTGCACATAATCAAAGGCTTCAATGTAATTTGCAAACAATACATCCGTCAAGCACCTCATATGGTGGGGCATATACTGCTGCACTTGCTCAGCAAGTTTTTTCAGTTGTAGCTCAGGCGCTCAGTGATTCTGTGGAAGTTTTTGGCGATGAGTCATGTTATGCATCTGAGCTGGTTACATGGGCTACACAGCAGGTTTTGTCCTTTGCACTCCTGGTAAAGAGGCATGTGTTGTCTTCTTGTGCAGCCGCTGGAGGCTTGAGAGCAGCTGCAGAATGTGTTCAAATATCAATTGGCCATTGTTCCTTGCTGGAAGCTCGTGGTCTATCTGTTTCTGCTGTCCTCCTGAAGCAGTTCAAGCCCAGTCTTGAGCAAGCATTAGATGCTAACTTGAGGAGAATCGAAGAGAGTACTGCTGCACTTGCTGCAGCAGATAACTGGACACTCACTTATCCCCCAAATGGTATTCACCCATTAGCTAGATCTTCTGTTGCTAATTTGGCACTTCAACCAAAGCTCTCGAGCAGTGCACATCGTTTCAATTCTATGGTTCAG GACTACTTTGAGGATGTCACACCACTCCTTAGCTTGCAGTTAGGGGGTTCAACAATGGATGGGATTGCAAAAAATTTCAGCTTGTACATCAATCTGCTCATAAGTGCATTACCTGGATCAATGGATGACGAAGCTAACATAGATGGTTTAGGCAATAAGATTATTAGAATGGCAGAGACTGAGGAACAGCAGTTGGCTTTATTAGCCAATGCATCTTTACTTGCTGAGGAATTGCTACCTAGAGCAGCTATGAAGCTGTCATCTATAAACCAGTCCAGCATGGATGATTTGCGTAAAAGAGGACCAGATAAGCAAAACCGTGTGCCCGAGCTACGAGAATGGAAAAGGAAATTACAACGCATGGTGGACAGGTTGAGAGATAGTTTCTGCAGGCAGCATGCTCTTGAACTAATATTTACAGATGAAGGTGATACCCATCTCAGTGCAGAAATGTATATTAGTATGGATAATACTGTTGAAGAGCCAGAGTGGGTCCCATCTCCAATTTTCCAG GAACTGTATGCAAAGCTAAATAGGATGGCAGGCGTTGCTGCAGATATGTTTGTTGGTAGAGAAAGATTTGCTACTTTGCTAATGATGCGGCTCACTGAGACAGTTATCCTTTGGCTCTCGGAGGATCAGGCCTTCTGGGAAGAGATCGAGCAGGGACCAAAGCCTTTGGGCCCCCTTGGTCTTCAGCAG TTCTACCTGGATATGCAATTTGTCATCATCTTCGGACAAGGTCGATTTTTGTCTAGACATGTGCATCAAGTCATATTGGATATCATTGATAGAGCAATGGGTGCCTTTTCTGCTACCGGAATGAATCCTGATAG TGTCCTTCCCGGCGATGATTGGTTCATGGATGTCGCTCAAGAGGTTGTCGGCATGATCAGTGGAAGGGGTAGGGCTGCCAATGGGGACAGGGAGATTAACAGCCCGACTGCCTCTGTTTCAGCACACTCTATGTCATCGTTCAGATCCCATGGCAGCTCTTAG